Proteins encoded in a region of the Streptomyces violaceoruber genome:
- the tilS gene encoding tRNA lysidine(34) synthetase TilS — protein MGPHPAVAAIRLAVRRVLHDILTELNTPAGVPAATAVERTPERAPGLPTAPLVLVACSGGADSMALASALAFEAPRLGVRAGGVTVDHGLQSGSDLRAEEVVLRLRELGLDPVEATAVTVGRAGGPEAAARDARYAALDAAAARHGAAAVLLGHTRDDQAETVLLGLARGSGIRSLSGMAAVSGAGGRYRRPFLQVDRQTARKACMVQSLPVWDDPHNADPAYTRSRLRHEGLPALEKALGKGVVEALARTAQLSRDDADALDTWARQAEAGVRDATGGLECAKLYALPPAVRRRILRRAALEAGAPGGALFARHIEEVDRLITGWRGQGAINLPGKVVARRQGGRLVIRQG, from the coding sequence ATGGGTCCCCATCCTGCGGTCGCGGCGATACGCCTGGCGGTCCGCCGCGTCCTCCACGACATCCTCACCGAACTGAACACCCCGGCCGGCGTCCCCGCCGCGACGGCCGTCGAACGTACGCCTGAGCGTGCGCCCGGACTCCCCACGGCACCGCTCGTGCTCGTGGCGTGCTCCGGCGGTGCCGACTCCATGGCGCTCGCCTCCGCCCTCGCCTTCGAGGCCCCCCGGCTCGGCGTCCGGGCCGGCGGTGTCACCGTCGACCACGGCCTCCAGAGCGGCTCCGACCTGCGTGCCGAAGAGGTCGTCCTGCGCCTGCGCGAACTGGGCCTCGACCCCGTGGAGGCCACCGCCGTGACCGTCGGCCGCGCCGGCGGCCCGGAAGCCGCCGCCCGCGACGCACGCTACGCCGCCCTCGACGCCGCCGCCGCCCGCCACGGCGCCGCCGCCGTCCTGCTCGGCCACACCCGCGACGACCAGGCCGAGACCGTCCTGCTGGGCCTCGCCCGCGGCTCCGGCATCCGCTCCCTGTCGGGCATGGCCGCGGTCTCGGGGGCCGGCGGCCGTTACCGGCGCCCCTTCCTCCAGGTCGACCGCCAGACCGCCCGCAAGGCCTGCATGGTCCAGTCCCTCCCCGTGTGGGACGACCCCCACAACGCCGACCCCGCCTACACCCGCTCCCGGCTGCGCCACGAGGGCCTGCCCGCCCTGGAGAAGGCGCTCGGCAAGGGCGTCGTCGAGGCCCTCGCCCGTACGGCCCAGCTCTCCCGGGACGACGCCGACGCCCTCGACACCTGGGCCCGCCAGGCGGAGGCCGGCGTCCGCGACGCCACCGGCGGACTGGAGTGCGCCAAGCTGTACGCCCTGCCGCCCGCCGTACGCCGCCGCATCCTGCGCCGCGCCGCCCTGGAGGCCGGTGCCCCGGGCGGTGCACTGTTCGCCCGCCACATCGAGGAAGTCGACCGGCTGATCACCGGCTGGCGCGGTCAGGGGGCCATCAACCTCCCCGGCAAAGTCGTCGCCCGGCGGCAGGGTGGCAGACTGGTGATTCGGCAAGGCTGA
- the ftsH gene encoding ATP-dependent zinc metalloprotease FtsH encodes MDVKRYFRGPIMWIVLAVLAVVVLMQVVGSSGGYKTVDTGQVVQAINDNRVESAKLTTGDEQTIKVQLKDGQKVEGSSKIQASYIGDQGVTLANTLQNKYQDKQIPDGYTVSPSKQNPFVGILLSLLPFVLIVVVFLFLMNQMQGGGSRVMNFGKSKAKLITKDTPKTTFSDVAGSDEAVEELHEIKEFLQEPAKFQAVGAKIPKGVLLYGPPGTGKTLLARAVAGEAGVPFYSISGSDFVEMFVGVGASRVRDLFEQAKANAPAIVFVDEIDAVGRHRGAGLGGGHDEREQTLNQLLVEMDGFDVKGGVILIAATNRPDILDPALLRPGRFDRQIAVDRPDMQGRLEILKVHQKGKPVAPDVDLSAVARRTPGMTGADLANVLNEAALLTARSDQKLIDNHMLDEAIDRVVAGPQKRTRIMSDKEKKITAYHEGGHALVAAASPNSDPVHKITILSRGRALGYTMVLPDEDKYSTTRNEMLDQLAYMLGGRAAEELVFHDPTTGAANDIEKATGLARAMVTQYGMTERLGAIKFGGDNSEPFLGREMAHQRDYSEEVAALVDEEVKKLIETAHNEAWEILVENRDVLDNLVLALLEKETLGKEEIAEVFSQIVKRPARPAWTGSSRRTPSTRPPVLSPKELALTNGANGATAAISTAKSTTVEPAPAPERAPEDRPES; translated from the coding sequence ATGGACGTGAAGCGATACTTCCGTGGGCCAATCATGTGGATCGTGCTGGCCGTCCTTGCCGTGGTCGTGTTGATGCAGGTCGTGGGCTCGTCCGGTGGCTACAAGACGGTCGACACGGGCCAGGTCGTCCAGGCGATCAACGACAACAGGGTCGAGTCGGCCAAGCTGACCACCGGTGACGAGCAGACCATCAAGGTCCAGCTCAAGGACGGCCAGAAGGTCGAGGGCAGCTCGAAGATCCAGGCGAGCTACATCGGCGACCAGGGCGTGACCCTCGCCAACACACTTCAGAACAAGTACCAGGACAAGCAGATCCCCGACGGCTACACGGTGTCGCCGTCGAAGCAGAACCCGTTCGTCGGGATCCTGCTCTCCCTGCTCCCGTTCGTCCTGATCGTGGTCGTCTTCCTGTTCCTGATGAATCAGATGCAGGGCGGCGGCTCCCGGGTCATGAACTTCGGGAAGTCCAAGGCGAAGCTCATCACCAAGGACACCCCCAAGACGACGTTCTCCGACGTCGCCGGGTCCGACGAGGCCGTCGAGGAACTCCACGAGATCAAGGAGTTCCTCCAGGAGCCGGCCAAGTTCCAGGCCGTCGGCGCCAAGATCCCCAAGGGCGTGCTGCTGTACGGCCCGCCCGGTACCGGCAAGACCCTGCTCGCGCGTGCCGTCGCGGGCGAGGCGGGCGTGCCGTTCTACTCGATCTCCGGTTCCGACTTCGTCGAGATGTTCGTCGGTGTCGGTGCCTCCCGAGTGCGTGACCTGTTCGAGCAGGCCAAGGCGAACGCCCCGGCCATCGTCTTCGTCGACGAGATCGACGCGGTCGGCCGCCACCGCGGCGCCGGCCTCGGCGGCGGTCACGACGAGCGCGAGCAGACCCTGAACCAGCTGCTCGTCGAGATGGACGGCTTCGACGTCAAGGGCGGCGTGATCCTCATCGCCGCGACGAACCGGCCCGACATCCTCGACCCGGCGCTGCTGCGTCCCGGCCGCTTCGACCGGCAGATCGCCGTCGACCGCCCGGACATGCAGGGCCGTCTGGAGATCCTCAAGGTCCACCAGAAGGGCAAGCCGGTCGCGCCCGACGTCGACCTGTCGGCCGTCGCCCGCCGTACGCCCGGCATGACCGGTGCCGATCTGGCCAACGTGCTGAACGAGGCCGCCCTGCTGACGGCCCGCAGCGACCAGAAGCTGATCGACAACCACATGCTGGACGAGGCGATCGACCGCGTGGTCGCGGGCCCGCAGAAGCGGACCCGGATCATGTCGGACAAGGAGAAGAAGATCACCGCGTACCACGAGGGCGGTCACGCCCTGGTCGCGGCGGCCTCACCGAACTCCGACCCGGTCCACAAGATCACCATCCTGTCCAGAGGCCGCGCCCTCGGCTACACGATGGTGCTCCCGGACGAGGACAAGTACTCGACCACGCGCAACGAGATGCTCGACCAGCTCGCCTACATGCTGGGCGGCCGCGCGGCCGAGGAGCTCGTCTTCCACGACCCGACGACGGGCGCGGCCAACGACATCGAGAAGGCCACCGGCCTGGCCCGGGCGATGGTCACCCAGTACGGCATGACCGAGCGCCTCGGCGCCATCAAGTTCGGCGGCGACAACAGCGAGCCGTTCCTCGGACGTGAGATGGCGCACCAGCGCGACTACTCGGAAGAGGTCGCCGCGCTGGTCGACGAGGAGGTCAAGAAGCTCATCGAGACGGCGCACAACGAGGCCTGGGAGATCCTGGTCGAGAACCGCGACGTCCTCGACAACCTCGTCCTCGCGCTGCTGGAGAAGGAGACGCTGGGCAAGGAGGAGATCGCCGAGGTCTTCTCCCAGATCGTCAAGCGCCCGGCCCGGCCCGCCTGGACCGGTTCCTCCCGCCGTACGCCCTCGACGCGTCCGCCGGTGCTCTCCCCCAAGGAGCTGGCACTGACGAACGGGGCGAACGGCGCGACGGCGGCGATCTCCACCGCCAAGAGCACCACGGTGGAGCCCGCTCCGGCACCGGAGCGAGCACCGGAGGACCGCCCGGAGAGCTGA
- the hpt gene encoding hypoxanthine phosphoribosyltransferase, whose product MRVDANDMGADLEKVLITKEEIDAKLAELAAKIDAEYAGKDLLIVGVLKGAVMVMADLARTLSTPVTMDWMAVSSYGAGTQSSGVVRILKDLDTDIKGRHVLIVEDIIDSGLTLSWLISNLGSREPASLKVCTLLRKPDAAKVAIDVEWVGFDIPNEFVVGYGLDYAEKYRNLPFVGTLAPHVYGG is encoded by the coding sequence ATGCGGGTGGACGCGAACGACATGGGTGCCGACCTCGAGAAGGTACTCATCACCAAGGAAGAGATCGACGCGAAGCTGGCCGAGCTGGCCGCGAAGATCGACGCGGAGTACGCGGGCAAGGACCTGCTCATCGTCGGCGTCCTCAAGGGCGCCGTGATGGTCATGGCCGACCTGGCGCGCACGCTGTCCACCCCCGTCACGATGGACTGGATGGCGGTGTCCTCGTACGGCGCGGGCACCCAGTCCTCCGGTGTGGTGCGGATCCTCAAGGACCTCGACACCGACATCAAGGGCCGCCACGTCCTGATCGTCGAGGACATCATCGACTCCGGCCTGACCCTGTCCTGGCTGATCTCCAACCTCGGCTCGCGCGAGCCCGCCTCCCTCAAGGTGTGCACGCTGCTGCGCAAGCCCGACGCCGCGAAGGTCGCCATCGACGTGGAGTGGGTCGGCTTCGACATCCCCAACGAGTTCGTCGTCGGCTACGGCCTCGACTACGCCGAGAAGTACCGCAACCTCCCGTTCGTCGGTACGCTCGCGCCCCACGTGTACGGCGGCTGA
- the folE gene encoding GTP cyclohydrolase I FolE, protein MTDPVTLDGEGQIGEFDEKRAENAVRELLIAVGEDPDREGLRETPARVARAYREIFAGLWQEPEDVLTTTFDLGHDEMVLVKDIEVFSTCEHHLVPFRGVAHVGYIPSTSGKITGLSKLARLVDVYARRPQVQERLTTQIADSLMEILEPRGVIVVVECEHMCMSMRGIRKPGAKTLTSAVRGQLRDVATRNEAMSLIMAR, encoded by the coding sequence ATGACCGACCCCGTGACGCTGGACGGCGAGGGCCAGATCGGCGAGTTCGACGAGAAGCGTGCCGAGAACGCCGTACGGGAACTGCTGATCGCGGTCGGCGAGGACCCGGACCGCGAGGGCCTCAGGGAGACTCCGGCGCGCGTGGCACGGGCGTACAGGGAGATATTCGCCGGCCTGTGGCAGGAGCCGGAGGACGTGCTGACGACGACGTTCGACCTCGGGCACGACGAGATGGTCCTGGTGAAGGACATCGAGGTGTTCTCCACCTGTGAGCATCATCTGGTGCCGTTCCGCGGGGTGGCGCACGTCGGCTACATCCCGTCCACCAGCGGGAAGATCACCGGTCTGTCGAAGCTGGCCCGGCTCGTGGACGTCTACGCGCGCCGCCCGCAGGTGCAGGAACGTCTCACCACGCAGATCGCGGACTCCCTGATGGAGATCCTGGAACCGCGCGGGGTGATCGTCGTGGTCGAGTGCGAGCACATGTGCATGTCCATGCGGGGCATCCGCAAGCCCGGGGCGAAGACCCTCACCTCGGCCGTGCGGGGTCAGCTGCGGGATGTCGCCACGCGCAACGAGGCCATGAGCCTGATCATGGCTCGCTGA
- a CDS encoding DUF3180 domain-containing protein, producing the protein MKELRIRVLAGVFVVAGILSWAGARLWNSVGTLPSVPLAAPVVLALIAVILLATALSIRARLRAQRDRVPDAKGVDPMMAARAVVFGQASALVAALVAGMYGGTGVFLLEYLDIPARRDQAIYAGASVVAGIAVIAAALFMERVCRLPEDEDDDHPGAASAA; encoded by the coding sequence GTGAAAGAGCTGCGCATCAGGGTGCTGGCCGGCGTCTTCGTCGTCGCCGGAATCCTGTCCTGGGCCGGCGCCCGCCTGTGGAACTCGGTGGGTACGCTGCCGAGCGTCCCCCTGGCCGCCCCCGTCGTCCTCGCCCTGATCGCGGTGATCCTGCTGGCCACGGCGCTCTCGATCCGCGCCCGCCTCAGGGCCCAGCGGGACCGCGTCCCCGACGCCAAGGGCGTCGACCCGATGATGGCGGCCCGCGCCGTCGTCTTCGGCCAGGCCAGCGCCCTGGTGGCCGCCCTCGTCGCCGGCATGTACGGCGGCACGGGCGTCTTCCTGCTGGAGTACCTCGACATCCCGGCCCGCCGTGACCAGGCCATCTACGCGGGCGCCTCGGTCGTCGCGGGCATCGCCGTGATAGCGGCCGCCCTCTTCATGGAACGGGTGTGCAGACTCCCGGAAGACGAGGACGACGACCACCCGGGCGCCGCCTCAGCGGCCTGA
- a CDS encoding phosphatidylglycerol lysyltransferase domain-containing protein: MSGEVPTRPTRIRRALRGPRPDRIPLLVGRACVLVGLLDIAAGSFPRFRHSRMHALAEVLPGAFGPFAAALSLSAGVLLLLLAHGLKRRKRRAWRAAAALLPLGAVAQFTYRHSLLGVLISVALLFPLLRHRDEFAALPDPRSRWRALANFVLMSAGSVLLGLLVVNAHPHRMLGDPSLADRITHVLYGLFGVEGPVDYRGNTSWTVAFSLGALGLLTAVTTIYLAFRPEHPAARLTEDDESRLRALLARHGGRDSLGHFALRRDKAVVFSPSGKAAVTYRVVSGVMLASGDPIGDVEAWPGAIERFMDEARAHSWTPAVMGCSETGGEVWTRETGLDALELGDEAVVDVADFSLAGRAMRNVRQMVKRIERAGYETRVRRVADLSDAELDRVRRAADAWRGTDTERGFSMALGRVGDPADGDCLIATAHKQDTEPGEYGDLKAVLHFVPWGTDGASLDLMRRDRAADPGMNELLIVAALQAAPKLGIARVSLNFAMFRAALARGEKIGAGPVLRAWRGLLVFLSRWFQIESLYKFNAKFRPRWEPRFVVYRRSADLPRIGFAAMQAEGFVTIPLPRFLQRRTPSRRPCAHGVPEREARAA, encoded by the coding sequence ATGTCGGGCGAGGTTCCGACGAGGCCCACCCGCATACGCCGCGCACTGCGCGGCCCCCGCCCGGACCGGATCCCCCTCCTCGTCGGCCGCGCCTGCGTGCTCGTCGGCCTGCTGGACATCGCGGCCGGCTCCTTCCCGCGCTTCCGCCACAGCCGGATGCACGCACTCGCCGAGGTCCTGCCCGGCGCCTTCGGCCCCTTCGCCGCCGCCCTCTCGCTCAGCGCGGGCGTCCTGCTCCTCCTGCTGGCCCACGGCCTCAAGCGCCGCAAACGCCGGGCCTGGCGGGCGGCGGCGGCCCTGCTCCCGCTGGGCGCCGTCGCGCAGTTCACGTACCGCCACTCCCTCCTCGGCGTACTGATCTCCGTGGCCCTGCTGTTCCCCCTCCTGCGCCACCGCGACGAGTTCGCCGCCCTCCCCGACCCCCGCAGCCGCTGGCGGGCACTGGCCAACTTCGTCCTCATGAGCGCCGGTTCCGTCCTGCTCGGCCTGCTCGTCGTCAACGCCCACCCGCACCGCATGCTCGGCGACCCCAGCCTGGCCGACCGCATCACCCACGTCCTCTACGGCCTGTTCGGCGTCGAGGGCCCGGTGGACTACCGCGGCAACACCTCCTGGACGGTCGCGTTCTCCCTCGGCGCCCTCGGCCTCCTGACCGCCGTCACCACGATCTACCTGGCCTTCCGCCCCGAACACCCCGCGGCCCGCCTCACCGAGGACGACGAGTCCCGCCTGCGCGCCCTCCTCGCCCGGCACGGCGGCCGCGACTCCCTCGGCCACTTCGCGCTGCGCCGCGACAAGGCGGTCGTCTTCTCCCCCAGCGGCAAGGCCGCCGTCACCTACCGGGTCGTCTCCGGCGTGATGCTGGCCAGCGGCGACCCGATCGGCGACGTCGAGGCCTGGCCGGGCGCCATCGAACGCTTCATGGACGAGGCCCGCGCCCACTCCTGGACCCCGGCCGTCATGGGCTGCTCGGAGACCGGCGGCGAGGTCTGGACCCGCGAGACGGGCCTCGACGCCCTCGAACTGGGCGACGAGGCGGTGGTGGACGTAGCGGATTTCTCCCTCGCCGGCCGCGCGATGCGCAACGTGCGCCAGATGGTCAAGCGCATCGAGCGCGCCGGTTACGAGACCCGGGTACGGCGCGTGGCTGACCTCTCCGACGCCGAACTGGACCGGGTGCGGCGCGCCGCCGACGCCTGGCGCGGCACGGACACCGAGCGCGGCTTCTCCATGGCCCTGGGCCGCGTCGGCGACCCGGCCGACGGCGACTGCCTGATAGCGACAGCCCACAAGCAGGACACGGAACCCGGCGAGTACGGCGACCTGAAGGCGGTCCTGCACTTCGTGCCGTGGGGCACGGACGGCGCGTCCCTGGACCTCATGCGGCGCGACCGCGCGGCCGACCCCGGCATGAACGAACTCCTGATCGTGGCCGCGCTCCAGGCCGCCCCGAAACTGGGCATCGCCCGGGTGTCCCTGAACTTCGCGATGTTCCGCGCGGCACTCGCACGGGGCGAGAAGATCGGCGCGGGCCCCGTCCTCCGCGCGTGGCGCGGCCTGCTGGTCTTCCTCTCCCGCTGGTTCCAGATCGAGTCCCTGTACAAGTTCAACGCGAAGTTCCGCCCGCGTTGGGAGCCGCGTTTCGTCGTCTACCGCCGCTCGGCCGACCTCCCGCGCATCGGCTTCGCCGCGATGCAGGCGGAGGGGTTCGTCACGATCCCCCTCCCCCGCTTCCTCCAGCGCCGGACGCCCTCGCGCCGCCCCTGCGCCCACGGCGTACCGGAGCGCGAGGCGCGGGCGGCGTGA
- a CDS encoding alpha/beta hydrolase, giving the protein MGLTSNKVLALAVVAGVLLFAGTVWWWPRLAGRSVRAVLGRAGLLLATQVAVFAAVGLVANQSFGFYGSWADLFGREDGQGVVVDHSAGAGGGPLRVVGDRRVAPAGGARPDVSGRVEEIRVVGRTSRIASPAYVYLPPEYFQTRHRGRTFPAAVVLTGYPGTAEALVEKLHYPRTALELAKAGRMRPMILVMLRPTVAPPRDTECVDVPGGPQTETFFAKDLPQAVSTHYRVAKGPRSWGVVGNSTGGYCALKLAAHHPEVYAAGAGLSPYYDAPNDPTTGDLFQGDEGLEKRASLWWCLKNAPAPDTSLLVTSSRTGETNYKDTLKFIDLVKGKRPTRISSIILESGGHNFNTWRREIPATLRWLDERLDGGRDA; this is encoded by the coding sequence ATGGGTCTCACGAGCAACAAGGTGCTGGCGCTGGCGGTGGTGGCCGGCGTGCTGCTGTTCGCCGGGACGGTGTGGTGGTGGCCGCGGCTGGCCGGGCGGAGTGTGCGGGCCGTTCTGGGGAGGGCCGGTCTGCTGCTCGCCACCCAGGTGGCGGTCTTCGCCGCGGTGGGACTGGTCGCCAATCAGTCCTTCGGGTTCTACGGCAGTTGGGCCGACCTGTTCGGCCGGGAGGACGGGCAGGGCGTGGTCGTGGACCACTCGGCCGGTGCGGGCGGCGGGCCGCTGCGGGTCGTCGGGGACCGGCGGGTGGCGCCGGCGGGCGGGGCGCGGCCGGACGTCTCGGGGCGAGTGGAGGAGATACGGGTCGTCGGGCGTACGTCCCGGATCGCGTCACCGGCGTATGTGTATTTGCCGCCGGAGTACTTTCAGACGCGGCACCGTGGCCGTACGTTTCCCGCGGCCGTCGTCCTGACCGGTTATCCGGGGACGGCGGAAGCGCTGGTGGAGAAACTCCACTACCCGCGTACGGCACTGGAGCTGGCGAAGGCCGGTCGGATGCGGCCGATGATCCTGGTGATGCTGCGGCCCACGGTGGCGCCGCCGCGCGACACGGAGTGCGTGGACGTACCGGGCGGGCCGCAGACGGAGACGTTCTTCGCGAAGGACCTGCCCCAGGCGGTCAGTACCCACTACCGGGTGGCCAAGGGGCCGCGGAGCTGGGGCGTCGTCGGCAACTCGACCGGCGGCTACTGCGCCCTGAAACTCGCCGCGCACCATCCGGAGGTGTACGCCGCCGGGGCCGGGCTGTCGCCGTACTACGACGCGCCGAACGACCCCACCACGGGTGATCTCTTCCAGGGGGACGAAGGGCTCGAGAAGCGGGCCAGTCTGTGGTGGTGTCTCAAGAACGCGCCCGCGCCCGACACTTCGCTGCTCGTCACCAGCAGCAGAACCGGCGAGACGAACTACAAGGACACGCTGAAGTTCATTGATCTGGTGAAGGGCAAGAGGCCGACCCGGATCTCGTCGATCATCCTGGAAAGCGGCGGGCACAACTTCAATACCTGGCGGCGGGAGATTCCCGCGACCCTGCGGTGGCTCGATGAGCGGCTGGATGGCGGGCGGGACGCTTGA
- the folB gene encoding dihydroneopterin aldolase: MDRVALRGLKARGHHGVFPKEREDGQTFLVDIVLGLDTRPAAADDDLAKTVHYGIVAEEVVAVVEGEPVNLVETLAERIAQVCLKHEGVEEVEVCVHKPDAPITVPFDDVTVTIIRSRV, encoded by the coding sequence GTGGATCGTGTCGCGCTGCGCGGCCTGAAGGCCCGCGGGCACCACGGTGTGTTCCCCAAGGAGCGCGAGGACGGCCAGACCTTCCTCGTGGACATCGTCCTTGGCCTGGACACCCGCCCGGCCGCGGCCGACGACGACCTGGCGAAGACAGTGCACTACGGCATCGTGGCCGAGGAGGTCGTGGCCGTCGTCGAGGGCGAGCCGGTCAACCTCGTCGAGACCCTCGCCGAGCGCATCGCCCAGGTCTGTCTGAAGCACGAAGGGGTCGAGGAGGTCGAGGTCTGCGTCCACAAGCCGGACGCGCCGATCACCGTCCCCTTCGACGACGTGACCGTCACCATCATCCGGAGCCGTGTATGA
- the folK gene encoding 2-amino-4-hydroxy-6-hydroxymethyldihydropteridine diphosphokinase, giving the protein MSAPFAQGPSDPTVQPVPASVIEQVDAADTTLSNPKRAVVALGANLGNRLETLQGAIDALEDTPGVRVKGVSPVYETEPWGVAPDSQPSYFNAVVILKTTLPPSSLLERAHAVEEAFHRVRDERWGPRTLDVDIVAYAEVVSDDPHLTLPHPRAHERAFVLAPWLDVDPEAALPGRGRVADLLAAVTRDGVAPRADLELQLPE; this is encoded by the coding sequence ATGAGCGCCCCCTTCGCCCAGGGTCCGAGCGACCCGACCGTACAGCCCGTGCCCGCCTCCGTCATCGAGCAGGTCGACGCCGCGGACACCACCCTGTCCAACCCCAAGCGCGCGGTGGTCGCCCTCGGAGCCAACCTCGGCAACCGCCTGGAGACCCTCCAGGGCGCGATCGACGCCCTGGAGGACACCCCCGGCGTCCGGGTCAAAGGCGTCTCGCCGGTCTACGAGACGGAGCCGTGGGGCGTCGCCCCCGACAGCCAGCCCTCGTACTTCAACGCGGTCGTGATCCTCAAGACGACCCTGCCCCCCTCCTCGCTCCTGGAGCGGGCGCACGCGGTCGAGGAGGCCTTCCACCGGGTCCGCGACGAGCGCTGGGGCCCGCGCACCCTGGACGTCGACATCGTCGCCTACGCCGAGGTCGTCTCCGACGACCCGCACCTCACCCTCCCCCACCCGCGCGCCCACGAACGCGCCTTCGTGCTGGCCCCCTGGCTGGACGTCGACCCGGAGGCCGCCCTGCCCGGCCGGGGCAGGGTCGCCGACCTCCTGGCCGCCGTCACCCGCGACGGCGTCGCGCCCCGCGCCGACCTGGAACTCCAGCTGCCCGAGTAG
- a CDS encoding nuclear transport factor 2 family protein: MNAPHLDVEQVEAANTAFYEALEEGDFEKVSEFWLTPSDLGVDESYHDPADAGVVSCVHPGWPVLTGRGEVLRSYALIMANTDYIQFFLTDVHVSVTGDTALVTCTENILSGGPAPDGGEELGPLVGQLVVATNTFRRTPAGWKLWSHHASPVLAETEDEDGEDTPP, translated from the coding sequence GTGAACGCGCCGCACCTCGACGTAGAACAGGTCGAGGCCGCTAACACCGCCTTCTACGAGGCCCTGGAGGAGGGCGACTTCGAGAAGGTCTCCGAGTTCTGGCTCACCCCCTCCGACCTGGGCGTCGACGAGTCGTACCACGACCCGGCCGACGCCGGCGTGGTCTCCTGCGTCCACCCGGGCTGGCCGGTGCTCACCGGCCGCGGCGAGGTCCTGCGCTCCTACGCCCTGATCATGGCGAACACGGACTACATCCAGTTCTTCCTCACCGACGTGCACGTCTCCGTCACCGGCGACACGGCCCTGGTCACCTGCACCGAGAACATCCTCAGCGGCGGCCCCGCCCCCGACGGCGGCGAGGAGCTCGGCCCGCTCGTCGGCCAGCTCGTCGTCGCCACCAACACCTTCCGGCGCACACCGGCCGGCTGGAAGCTCTGGTCCCACCACGCCTCCCCCGTACTCGCGGAAACCGAGGACGAGGACGGCGAGGACACACCCCCCTGA
- the folP gene encoding dihydropteroate synthase: MSKQTGRRRRHLAGLTAWDRCAVMGVVNVTPDSFSDGGRFFDTTAAIKHGLDLVAQGADLVDVGGESTRPGATRVDEDEELRRVVPVVRGLASEGVTVSVDTMRASVAGQALAAGATLVNDVSGGLADPRMIPVVADTGAPFVVMHWRGLLKDGNVKGTYADVVTEVVDELHARVDAVLDGGIAPDRVIVDPGLGFSKDAEHDLVLLAHLDRLLTLGHPLLVAASRKRFLGRVLAGPDAAPPPARERDAATAAVSALAAQAGAWAVRVHEVRATADAVRVARAVEGAR; encoded by the coding sequence ATGAGCAAGCAGACCGGCCGCCGCCGACGCCATCTCGCGGGACTGACCGCATGGGACCGCTGCGCGGTCATGGGAGTCGTCAACGTAACCCCCGACTCCTTCTCCGACGGCGGCCGCTTCTTCGACACCACGGCGGCCATCAAACACGGCCTGGACCTGGTCGCCCAGGGCGCCGACCTCGTGGACGTCGGCGGCGAGTCCACCCGCCCCGGCGCCACCCGCGTCGACGAGGACGAGGAACTCAGGCGCGTCGTCCCGGTCGTGCGCGGCCTCGCCTCCGAGGGCGTGACGGTCTCCGTCGACACCATGCGCGCCTCCGTCGCCGGCCAGGCCCTCGCCGCCGGCGCCACCCTGGTCAACGACGTCAGCGGCGGCCTCGCCGACCCCCGGATGATCCCGGTCGTCGCCGACACGGGCGCCCCCTTCGTCGTCATGCACTGGCGCGGCCTCCTGAAGGACGGCAACGTCAAAGGCACCTACGCCGACGTCGTGACAGAGGTCGTCGACGAACTCCACGCACGCGTGGACGCCGTCCTCGACGGCGGCATCGCCCCCGACCGCGTGATCGTCGACCCCGGCCTCGGCTTCTCCAAGGACGCCGAGCACGACCTCGTCCTCCTCGCCCACCTCGACCGCCTCCTCACCCTCGGCCACCCCCTCCTCGTCGCCGCCTCCCGCAAACGCTTCCTCGGCCGCGTCCTCGCCGGCCCGGACGCCGCCCCGCCCCCCGCGCGCGAGCGCGACGCGGCCACCGCCGCGGTCTCCGCGCTCGCCGCGCAGGCCGGCGCGTGGGCGGTCCGCGTCCACGAGGTCCGCGCCACGGCCGACGCCGTCCGCGTCGCCCGCGCCGTCGAAGGAGCCCGGTGA